In Xenorhabdus poinarii G6, the following are encoded in one genomic region:
- a CDS encoding colicin Z C-terminal domain-related protein, producing the protein MRKQAWAPPFTWGPWVDLAEHVGPYAYTVSFDTISSAPSSFDVEIEYASNSGMIPVSTMGPGSYTIRGNDGAGTDRIRFKSHSVGQTIEVTY; encoded by the coding sequence ATGAGAAAACAAGCTTGGGCACCTCCATTTACATGGGGACCATGGGTTGATTTAGCTGAACATGTAGGACCTTATGCATATACTGTTTCATTTGATACTATTTCTTCAGCACCTTCATCATTTGATGTTGAAATTGAATATGCATCGAATTCAGGAATGATACCCGTGAGCACTATGGGGCCAGGTTCGTATACGATTAGAGGTAATGATGGTGCCGGTACAGATCGCATACGTTTCAAAAGTCATTCAGTGGGACAAACAATAGAAGTCACATACTAA
- a CDS encoding Ig-like domain-containing protein: MCQKTHLSLFSKLKFLIICLLCLSFSLNSHASGKQDNQSDNTIKFAEITSQWGQLTRSHSPDEAAKTLVAQQLSSAVTSTLTPWLNQYGNARLTLPFDSRFSLKGISFDWLLLWYSAASGTAFSQFGVKTNHGQTTTSMGFGYRYLTRNWLWGANVFWDALWPAQHHRYSLGLEAWHDNVKLSANLYQRLSHWKPYRLTDFDARPANGWDIQAEAYLPAFPHWGGQLQFEQYYGQQVALFGESERQKNPYSVTAGLTYTPVPLVTLGADFRQGKQSVRENRFTLGMNYRFGVPFNLQLDPNEVAPLRSLRSSQLDFVNRRSDMVLDYQEQTLIILTFPAFLNGYAGKAITFVPTIQSKYPLARLELDTGELQQAGGKMLYQQPDKVTLLLPKTTEKPVRLSGVAVDSRGNRSNRATVMIISLPAEKQLQVTASKLKALAEGNDSVIYTVVVTDQEGLPIPNQTVTWASDKGKLSYTTQKTDAQGQASVSLSSRQQGLHTVRVAMDKDMAMAPAVYFDAVLIPEITVDKHSLKADGKAMATLTVTVKNAAGEPVPNQVIGWQTRLGQLSSSALTTDLNGQATAYLTSLTAGTAEITVVAGSRTVVSSPITFTASLTHILQANKPTVIADGQDSVLYTVTVRDAANQPVANTEVKWSVDNGQWLDKQDQTNSEGEATARLVSQTAGTATVNAAVAGKTLNAPVVTFNRLLKPAITVDKARAKGDGQDTVVLTATVRDSLELPVANQPVVWQTDRGVLSSEQTETDSHGQTKVQLSSTFSGKHQVQVLVGDNKMAALVVTFDEVLSSAIRVNKTRAVADGADRVTFTVTITDIEGQGVPDKAVVWSGDMGEVIAAEAWTDRQGNATATVVSHQAGWVSVTAKIGDQPIVSPVAEFIPPLRIIDTVAVDRQGGNANQKSFGSRGPSVFWRGAKFRLITAGNTGRVNWQSGSPAVTVSGDMVQVQQNPAGVRLTGTDEAGQQVVLTLAGYTWFDRSGLTEDFYSNAKQICQSLGSRIASKYALERLYEEWGNFYLYDGWIREFYVTSTDYLAGGSGSTEGLAKWTFWAETDRWMRNAWASTGFACGQSLR, from the coding sequence GTGTGCCAGAAAACTCATTTGTCTCTGTTCAGTAAACTAAAATTTCTTATTATCTGCCTGTTATGCTTGTCATTTAGTCTTAATAGTCATGCGTCTGGGAAGCAAGATAACCAGAGTGATAATACGATCAAATTCGCGGAGATCACCTCCCAATGGGGGCAACTCACCCGCTCACACTCACCCGATGAAGCCGCAAAAACACTGGTCGCTCAACAACTCTCGTCCGCAGTGACATCCACACTGACTCCGTGGCTTAACCAATACGGTAATGCCCGTCTCACCTTACCTTTTGACAGCCGTTTTTCGTTAAAAGGCATCTCATTTGATTGGTTGTTACTCTGGTATAGTGCTGCTTCGGGCACGGCATTCAGTCAGTTCGGGGTAAAAACCAATCATGGCCAGACGACAACCTCAATGGGTTTTGGTTATCGCTATCTGACCCGTAACTGGTTATGGGGTGCCAATGTCTTCTGGGATGCGTTATGGCCGGCGCAGCATCACCGTTATAGTCTTGGGTTAGAAGCCTGGCATGATAACGTCAAACTCTCTGCTAATCTTTACCAGCGTTTATCCCATTGGAAGCCATACCGACTCACGGATTTCGATGCAAGACCGGCAAACGGCTGGGATATTCAGGCGGAAGCTTATTTGCCTGCTTTTCCTCACTGGGGCGGGCAGTTGCAGTTTGAACAGTATTACGGGCAGCAGGTGGCGTTATTTGGCGAGTCAGAACGCCAGAAAAATCCGTATAGCGTCACTGCCGGGCTGACTTATACGCCGGTGCCCCTGGTAACGCTGGGCGCGGATTTTCGGCAGGGTAAACAGAGCGTCAGAGAAAACCGTTTTACCCTGGGGATGAATTATCGATTTGGTGTCCCATTTAACCTACAGCTTGACCCGAATGAAGTCGCGCCGCTGCGCAGCCTGCGATCCAGCCAGTTGGATTTTGTCAACCGGCGCAGCGATATGGTACTGGATTATCAGGAGCAGACACTGATAATCCTGACCTTTCCGGCCTTCCTCAACGGCTATGCAGGAAAAGCAATCACTTTTGTACCGACTATTCAATCCAAATACCCGCTTGCGCGTTTAGAACTGGATACGGGGGAACTACAGCAGGCGGGCGGCAAAATGCTTTATCAGCAACCGGATAAAGTCACCTTGTTGTTACCGAAAACCACAGAAAAACCGGTCCGGCTTTCCGGGGTTGCTGTTGACAGCCGGGGAAATCGCTCCAACCGGGCAACTGTGATGATTATCAGTTTACCGGCTGAAAAACAGTTACAGGTAACGGCGAGTAAACTTAAGGCACTCGCGGAGGGTAATGACAGTGTGATCTATACCGTGGTGGTGACCGATCAGGAAGGACTACCTATCCCCAATCAAACGGTGACTTGGGCAAGTGACAAAGGAAAATTGTCATACACCACACAGAAAACCGATGCACAGGGGCAGGCGTCGGTGTCGCTGAGCAGCCGTCAGCAGGGGTTGCATACTGTACGTGTTGCCATGGATAAGGATATGGCGATGGCGCCTGCGGTCTATTTTGATGCCGTGTTGATACCAGAGATCACCGTGGATAAACACAGCTTAAAAGCCGACGGAAAAGCGATGGCAACGCTGACCGTGACCGTCAAAAACGCCGCCGGTGAACCCGTGCCCAATCAGGTCATTGGCTGGCAAACTCGTCTCGGTCAGCTTTCATCATCTGCATTAACAACTGACCTGAACGGGCAAGCCACCGCTTATTTAACCAGCCTGACAGCAGGAACCGCAGAAATCACGGTGGTGGCAGGCAGCAGAACCGTGGTTTCTTCACCGATTACCTTTACTGCATCGTTAACTCACATTCTTCAGGCAAACAAGCCAACTGTCATTGCGGATGGTCAGGACAGTGTCCTTTATACCGTCACCGTGCGCGATGCGGCCAACCAGCCCGTGGCCAATACCGAAGTGAAATGGTCTGTGGATAACGGGCAATGGCTGGATAAGCAAGATCAGACAAACAGCGAAGGCGAAGCTACCGCACGGTTAGTCAGCCAAACTGCAGGAACGGCCACGGTTAATGCGGCCGTGGCAGGAAAAACATTGAATGCCCCTGTGGTGACGTTTAACCGTTTGCTGAAACCGGCTATCACGGTGGATAAAGCCCGGGCTAAAGGCGATGGACAGGATACGGTGGTGTTGACCGCTACGGTGAGAGATTCACTGGAGTTACCCGTGGCAAATCAGCCGGTGGTTTGGCAAACGGATCGCGGAGTGCTGTCTTCAGAACAGACAGAAACAGATAGTCATGGACAGACCAAAGTTCAGCTGAGCAGTACCTTTTCAGGGAAGCATCAAGTGCAGGTTCTGGTCGGGGATAATAAGATGGCCGCGCTTGTGGTGACTTTTGATGAAGTTCTCTCATCGGCAATTCGTGTCAATAAAACCCGTGCAGTCGCAGATGGAGCAGATCGAGTGACTTTTACGGTGACAATCACGGATATTGAGGGTCAGGGCGTGCCGGATAAAGCGGTTGTCTGGTCTGGTGATATGGGTGAGGTGATTGCGGCGGAAGCGTGGACAGACCGTCAGGGAAATGCCACCGCCACCGTTGTCAGTCACCAGGCAGGATGGGTCTCGGTCACGGCTAAAATCGGGGATCAGCCGATTGTGTCGCCGGTGGCGGAATTTATTCCCCCGCTACGTATCATTGATACTGTTGCTGTTGACCGTCAGGGCGGCAATGCTAACCAGAAATCCTTTGGCTCCCGTGGGCCTTCGGTATTCTGGCGTGGCGCGAAATTTCGCCTTATCACGGCAGGCAACACAGGCCGGGTAAACTGGCAAAGTGGTTCACCCGCAGTGACGGTATCAGGGGATATGGTGCAGGTGCAGCAGAACCCGGCTGGTGTAAGACTCACGGGAACGGATGAAGCAGGTCAACAGGTGGTACTGACTTTGGCCGGTTATACCTGGTTTGATCGTTCAGGCCTGACAGAAGATTTTTACTCGAATGCAAAACAAATTTGTCAGTCACTCGGCAGCCGGATTGCATCCAAATATGCGCTTGAACGGCTCTATGAGGAATGGGGCAATTTTTACCTTTATGATGGCTGGATACGTGAATTTTATGTGACATCCACGGATTATCTGGCAGGCGGCTCTGGCTCAACCGAAGGGTTGGCAAAATGGACATTCTGGGCAGAAACAGACCGCTGGATGCGAAATGCCTGGGCCAGTACCGGGTTTGCGTGTGGGCAGTCGCTGCGTTAG
- a CDS encoding TIGR03751 family conjugal transfer lipoprotein yields MRKLSPCLVLSLIGLLAGCATSKETLLPAGEQTVLAMWQGNKVGHATVSARETLRRTLTPAERRRALEAPYHYSRSAAQEISQQFPRLPNPDMVMYVFPHLVAGNTPIPGYSTVFPFYSQVQYALPGERTEAL; encoded by the coding sequence ATGCGGAAACTAAGCCCCTGTTTAGTGTTAAGCTTAATCGGACTGCTGGCCGGCTGTGCGACCTCGAAAGAGACCTTACTCCCTGCCGGGGAGCAGACGGTGCTGGCGATGTGGCAGGGGAACAAGGTCGGTCATGCTACTGTATCGGCAAGGGAAACATTGCGCCGGACGTTAACCCCCGCCGAACGGCGCAGGGCACTGGAAGCACCTTATCATTACAGCCGTTCAGCGGCACAGGAAATCAGCCAGCAATTTCCCCGCTTACCCAACCCCGATATGGTGATGTATGTTTTTCCGCATCTGGTCGCCGGCAATACGCCGATACCGGGCTACAGCACGGTGTTCCCGTTTTACAGCCAAGTACAATATGCCCTGCCGGGTGAACGCACGGAGGCACTGTAA